In the Bacillus sp. FJAT-42376 genome, TCCAATGAGGAATGAACAATCGCTGCTCCTCCTGCCACAATGACGGTGATGCTGATCAGCTGAATAAATACTTCAAATCCATTGGAAAACCAGGCTTCGTATTTGTAGCCGGCTTTTCTGCTTTCGAGGAAGCGGCTGTTTTCGTATTCGAATTTTTCTTTTTCCAGCTCTTCATTTGTATACGATTGGACGACCCGGATGCCGGCAAGATTATCCTCAACCTGTGCGTTAATGTCACTGATCCGGACTTTGTTTCGTTTTAAAGCAGCATTCACTTTCTTGTTAAAATATATCGCAAATGCAGCCATGAAGGGCAGGAAGGCGAAGATGGCCATGGTCAATGGAACGTTGATGGTCAGCAGGATGATAAAGGTTCCGATAAACTTTACAGAGTATTTCAGTAAGTCCTCCGGTCCGTGGTGATACAATTCGGATAGCCAGAAGAGATCGTTTGTCATCCGTGACATCAGCTGCCCGGTTTTTTGACTGTCATAAAAAGGAAAGGAGAGACTCTGGTAATGGCTGAAGAGCTCGCTGCGCAGGTCGCTCTCCATCAGTGCTCCCATCCGGTGCCCGTGATAGTCCATCACAAAGTTGAATCCCATTTGAAAGACAGCGAGGACGAGCATCGCCGCTCCAGTCAGCAGAATCTGATTGAGAGCATGCTCATCCACCCCTTCCAGAACATCCTTCGTGATGTACCGGGTGAGCAGCGGATAAACAAGGGAAATCCCAGATCCGAGAATGGAACAGGCCATTACGGCAGCAAACAAACGCCTGTAAGGCTTATAGTAAGAAAGGAATTTTTTCAATCGGTTAGTCAATTCATTTACCCCTCTGTCGTGCAGATTTCACGGAGCTGCACAGGCCAGGGGAACGAGCGGTACGTTACTTGCTGCCCCCTTTATGTGCGTGTGATGTTCCGGCCAATAAGAAGTTTTTCATTCGAATTCCTCCTAAAGTTTGTTAAGTAAAGTATACTGGATTTGGCGATTAATTCCAGGGGGTTTTTATGAAGATTTTTATTAGAAAGGTTATAACCGCTGCTGTTTCTGCGTTCATTTTCTCCATCGGGCTGCAGGCTTTTATTATGATAAATGCCCATTTAAGGGGTTTTCCCCCACCGGATGGGGCGGTGTTTTTTTTCCTGTATTCTTTCGGATTTTACGTGCTGACAGGAATTCCTGTTTCGGTGATGATCGATTTTTTGACGAAAGAAATGAGCAGCCGCTCAGCTGCCGCAGGTACCCGGATGACTCTTTATTTCCTTACTGGCGGGGCGGTCCTGAATCTGTTTTTTCGTTTTCATATTGGGGGATTTGTGATGGGCGGATGCGCGGCTTTATTATTTTTAGCAGTGGAATCCATCATAAAAAAGAGGAGAAGCATCTCCTCTTAGCATCCTGACTCACTTTGTTTCCACTTCTTTTTCATCACAAGGCACATCACACCGATGATGGCTGCGAACAGCAGGCTCAGGAAAAATCCGGAGCGGCCGGTTTTCTCCAAAAGGGTTCCCGCTATTGCGGCAGCGAGCAACAGGATACCGGCGACAGCGATCACTTTTTCCATGATGGCGAGCTTTAAGATTTTCAGAGACGAGAGGATAATGAAGCTCCAGTTATACAGCAGCATGATTCCGGCTGCCGTTGTGATGTATTCGTAGATTTTGCCGGGCAATATCAGGGCTGCGAGGATAGAGAGCAGCATACCGGCGGTGGCAAGGCCAAGTGACGGAAGGGCGAGCTTCCGTTTGCCTTTTGTTGTTTTGGCGAAAAATTTCGGCGCATCCCCGCCTTCCCCCAGTGTGACGAGCAGAGTCGTGACGCCGAACAGGGCGGCAGTGAGGGTGGAGAAGCCGGCAATAATGATGGCCGCATTGAAGACGTGCGGGAAAAAGGATAGATCGTACCCGCTGAGAGCCGTGACAAACGGGCTCTCTTTCTCGTTAAAGGCACCGATGGACGTCATGCTGACAGCAAGGGCGAGGGAGGCGATATAAATCGCCGTCAGCAAAATCAGCATGACGGAGCCTGCTTTCGGGGCGTCTTCCTTTTTCTCCAATTGCATCGCCATCAGTCCGATGACTTCAATTCCACCAAAAGCATAAAATGCATAAATGAGGGACGAGCCGAAGCCCTTCCAACCGTCACGGAAAAGCTGATCCTGTCCGAGCGGGAGGGACGGCTTCTGCGCCTCGCCGGGGATCCAGCCGGCAATAGCGGCAATAGCAAGAATAATAAACATGACAATCGCTGCCACCTTGGCAATGGCCATGATGTTTTCGAGACGGTCGAAGCCTTTTGTTCCGGCAAGAACGACAAGTATGGAAAGCACCGCGTACCCGGATGCGAACAGCCAGAGCGGCACATGGGGAAACCAGAATTTCGAAAGTATCGCAAGCGCCGTGAGCTGGCTGCCCATAATCAGGATGTTCGACATCCAGTAATTCCACCCGCAGCTAAACCCGGCCCAGCGTCCGAACGCTTTTCCCGAGTAGTAGCAAAACGAGCCCTTCTGCGGATCTTTGGCAGTCATTTTAGCAAGCAGTCTGTAAACGATATAGGTACCGAGCGCCGCAAGCAGGAACGAGATAATGATGGACGCTCCCGTAACTTTGATTCCAATGCTCGACCCGAGAAAATAGCCCGTCCCGATTGTGCAGCCAATTCCGATCAGCGACAGCTGCCACCACTTTAATTGTTCTTCCTTTTGATTTTTCTCCGTCACGGTCACTCCCCCAGTCTAGCCTTTATTTTTTCCGGGGGAGCTGATTTTATGTGTGATAGAAAAAAAGACGGAACGCTTCGTAACCAAAATACAAACCGAACCCGACAAGAGACAGGCCGGATAGACAGGAGATGACCTGCAGGGTCCGGCTGTTCAAAAATCCGCGTGCGAAGCTTGATGCTCCGGCCATGCAGACATCCCAAATAAGCAATCCGAGAAGGATTGAGCCGCTGTAAAAAAGCAGTTCTGTCTTTTCGTACATGGAGGCGGTTTTAGCGAGAACCGATCCGTAAATCCCGACCCAGAACATAATCGTCAGGGGGTTTGTCAGCGACATCATAAAGCCCGTCAAGTAAGATTTGGCTAGCGAATGCGAAAGCTCCTTCCTCAGTTCCAGACTTTTGCTTGCCTGAAGCAGGCTTTCAATGCCGGTATAGGTTAAAACGAAGAAGCCGAACAGCCAGACAAACGCTTTAACAATCGGAATTTCGATAAATTGGACGAGCCCCATAAAAACCGCAAGCATATAGAGAATATCAGCCGTAATCGATCCGAGGCCAATCAGCCAGGAAT is a window encoding:
- a CDS encoding LysE family transporter, whose protein sequence is MNTFISHILLGISLAAPIGPINAAQIERGFNRGFFHSWLIGLGSITADILYMLAVFMGLVQFIEIPIVKAFVWLFGFFVLTYTGIESLLQASKSLELRKELSHSLAKSYLTGFMMSLTNPLTIMFWVGIYGSVLAKTASMYEKTELLFYSGSILLGLLIWDVCMAGASSFARGFLNSRTLQVISCLSGLSLVGFGLYFGYEAFRLFFYHT
- a CDS encoding amino acid permease, which codes for MTEKNQKEEQLKWWQLSLIGIGCTIGTGYFLGSSIGIKVTGASIIISFLLAALGTYIVYRLLAKMTAKDPQKGSFCYYSGKAFGRWAGFSCGWNYWMSNILIMGSQLTALAILSKFWFPHVPLWLFASGYAVLSILVVLAGTKGFDRLENIMAIAKVAAIVMFIILAIAAIAGWIPGEAQKPSLPLGQDQLFRDGWKGFGSSLIYAFYAFGGIEVIGLMAMQLEKKEDAPKAGSVMLILLTAIYIASLALAVSMTSIGAFNEKESPFVTALSGYDLSFFPHVFNAAIIIAGFSTLTAALFGVTTLLVTLGEGGDAPKFFAKTTKGKRKLALPSLGLATAGMLLSILAALILPGKIYEYITTAAGIMLLYNWSFIILSSLKILKLAIMEKVIAVAGILLLAAAIAGTLLEKTGRSGFFLSLLFAAIIGVMCLVMKKKWKQSESGC